One Aegilops tauschii subsp. strangulata cultivar AL8/78 chromosome 7, Aet v6.0, whole genome shotgun sequence genomic window carries:
- the LOC109771784 gene encoding uncharacterized protein: protein MEGSSSSASASMGAAARAARAGAKVCGKEEKVVGVQKAPGSCPYCGGGVVATDVEAKWVLCFLPLCLKNKRRFACTACARRLVTYPAIVQD from the coding sequence atggaggggtcgtcgtcgtcggcgtcggcgtcgatgggggcggcggcgagggcggcgcgggCGGGGGCGAAGGTGTGCGGCAAGGAGGAGAAGGTGGTGGGCGTGCAGAAGGCGCCGGGGAGCTGCCCGTActgcggcggcggggtggtggcCACGGACGTGGAGGCCAAGTGGGTGCTCTGCTTCCTGCCGCTCTGCCTCAAGAACAAGCGCAGGTTCGCCTGCaccgcctgcgcccgccgcctcGTCACCTACCCCGCCATTGTCCAGGACTAG